Proteins encoded in a region of the Diabrotica virgifera virgifera chromosome 4, PGI_DIABVI_V3a genome:
- the LOC114349347 gene encoding uncharacterized protein LOC114349347 isoform X1 encodes MENNKIVSYIRKALRADCYEDFSIELQGRKTNKTEGYASDMVFAKIKLADFDKKLQEHHLAIKFSKASMRKFEVFRNMYKNELLFYKDIMKVFTDHQNKQNVSEPFKAVPKCHGIFSDENVDIIALDNLYQQGYVLHDRHITMNMNHLKLLMKTYAKLHALSLSLREQQNGSFLKILENDLIIKKNADFGTSDFFNACVVKVSKDLREAKRLGLSRKFDELMEKGINEIIHDIIVTENPELSVMVHCDCHNNNFMFKYQDNNKENPHDMAIVDWQLVRYHSPVIDLSFILYSVASKPEINESTALLKYYHEELTRFFTELGNDANSIFPYSLLMDHWKKYAIYGFAYACCYMDFNFVKPDDAPSLDNLDDMSSVSENLSVINLGHNEKTMYTERLITIVEHYFNNINP; translated from the exons ATGGAAAATAACAAAATTGTAAGTTATATTCGAAAAGCACTAAGAGCTGACTGTTACGAAGATTTTTCGATCGAATTGCAAGGAAGAAAAACTAATAAAACTGAAGGATATGCATCAGACATGGTATTTGCAAAAATTAAATTAGCTGATTTTGACAAAAAGTTACAAGAACATCATTTGGCCATAAAATTTTCGAAAGCATCTATGCGAAAATTCGAAGTGTTTAGAAATATGTATAAGAACGAACTTTTATTCTATAAGGATATTATGAAAGTGTTTACTGATcaccaaaataaacaaaatgtttctgaGCCGTTTAAAGCAGTGCCAAAATGTCATGGCATCTTCTCTGATGAAAATGTAGACATAATAGCTCTAGACAATTTGTATCAGCAGGGCTATGTATTACATGATCGACATATAACTATGAATATGAATCATcttaaattattaatgaaaacttATGCCAAACTTCATGCCCTATCCCTTTCTTTAAGAGAACAACAAAATGGGTCGTTTCTGAAAATATTAGAGAATGATCTTATAATCAAGAAAAATGCAGACTTTGGCACGTCAGATTTTTTCAATGCTTGTGtggtaaaagtttcaaaagatttAAGGGAAGCGAAACGATTGGGTTTGTCTAGAAAATTTGATGAGTTAATGGAAAAGGGAATAAATGAAATCATACATGATATCATCGTTACAGAAAACCCTGAGCTATCTGTTATGGTACATTGTGATTGCCATAATAACAACTTTATGTTTAAATATCAG GATAATAACAAGGAAAATCCACATGATATGGCTATTGTAGATTGGCAACTAGTCAGATATCATTCTCCAGTGATAGATTTATCATTCATTTTGTATTCAGTTGCATCTAAACCAGAAATTAATGAATCCACAGCTTTGTTGAAATACTATCACGAAGAGTTAACAAGATTTTTTACGGAATTGGGGAATGATGCCAATTCCATATTTCCATATTCTCTGCTAATGGATCATTGGAAAAAATACGCTATATATGGATTTGCATATGCATGTTGCTACATGGATTTTAATTTTGTTAAACCAGACGATGCTCCATCATTGGATAACTTAGATGATATGAGTTCGGTATCAGAAAATTTGTCCGTTATTAATTTAGGACACAATGAAAAAACAATGTATACGGAAAGATTAATAACAATTGTTGaacattattttaataatattaacccatag